The proteins below are encoded in one region of Pseudonocardia sp. DSM 110487:
- a CDS encoding ABC transporter permease, with amino-acid sequence MLAFAVRRIAVSLPILLISTFIVFMLASLSGNPLSPLLTRNPPPPPESIALEAQRLRLDHPILERYWMWLTGLFRGDFGPSVQSNLDIGAETAGRFMVTMRLIAVAMILALVLAVVVGVISAVKQYSKTDYTATFLGFLFLAMPAFWLAILLKQAGIDFNNAVDEQVIYTIGDSSVPLPQGFGAQVADIAGHMVLPTISLALISYASWSRYQRSSMLEVMNSDYVRLARAKGLSRRRVMIKHALRNALIPLTTVTALDLASIISGAVLTESVFQWRGMGDLLLNAIRTDDVYVVMAWLLVTATVVIVFNLLADLLYAVLDPRIRYA; translated from the coding sequence ATGCTCGCCTTCGCCGTGCGGCGGATCGCGGTGTCTCTCCCGATCCTGCTGATCTCGACGTTCATCGTCTTCATGCTCGCGTCCCTTTCGGGGAACCCGCTGTCGCCGTTGCTGACGCGCAACCCGCCGCCCCCGCCGGAGTCGATCGCCCTCGAGGCGCAGCGGCTGCGCCTCGACCACCCGATCCTCGAGCGGTACTGGATGTGGCTCACCGGGCTCTTCCGCGGTGACTTCGGCCCGTCGGTCCAGTCGAACCTCGATATCGGTGCCGAGACCGCGGGCCGCTTCATGGTCACGATGCGCCTGATCGCGGTCGCGATGATCCTCGCGCTCGTGCTCGCCGTCGTGGTCGGCGTGATCAGCGCGGTGAAGCAGTACTCCAAGACCGACTACACGGCCACGTTCCTCGGCTTCCTGTTCCTCGCGATGCCGGCGTTCTGGCTCGCGATCCTGCTCAAACAGGCGGGGATCGACTTCAACAACGCCGTCGACGAGCAGGTCATCTACACGATCGGCGATTCCTCGGTGCCGCTCCCGCAGGGCTTCGGGGCGCAGGTCGCCGACATCGCTGGGCACATGGTCCTGCCGACGATCTCCCTCGCCCTGATCTCCTACGCGTCGTGGAGCCGCTATCAGCGCTCGTCGATGCTCGAGGTGATGAACAGCGACTACGTGCGGCTGGCCAGGGCGAAAGGGCTGTCGCGGCGCCGGGTGATGATCAAGCACGCCCTGCGCAACGCGCTGATCCCGCTCACCACCGTCACGGCCCTCGACCTCGCCTCGATCATCAGCGGCGCGGTGCTCACCGAGTCCGTGTTCCAGTGGCGCGGGATGGGTGACCTGCTGCTCAACGCGATCCGTACCGACGACGTGTACGTCGTGATGGCATGGCTGCTGGTCACCGCCACCGTGGTGATCGTGTTCAACCTGCTCGCCGACCTGCTCTACGCCGTCCTCGACCCCAGGATCCGCTATGCCTGA
- a CDS encoding ABC transporter permease, producing MPDPLAPETPVTAPQAGPGTRAAADREFTVAERSQFQLVLRRFLQHRLAVGSLVVLVLLILLAYVGGALWKYGFGEFTPDKSDAPSLDHPFGTDAAGKDQFAQVLRGTQISLQIAVLVALFSTVVGTVWGAVAGYFGGLTDTILMRISDLVLTLPLLAVAAMLAHNFGGSWWLISVVIAGLYWAYVSRVARGVVLSLREKEFIEAAKALGASDARIIFRHLVPNALGSIIVNATVLVAIAILLETSLSYLGFGVRPPDTSLGILVSEAQTALTTRPWLFYFPGLFIILIALTINFVGDGLRDALDPQQTKVRA from the coding sequence ATGCCTGATCCACTGGCGCCCGAGACGCCGGTGACGGCCCCGCAGGCCGGCCCCGGTACCCGGGCGGCGGCCGACCGCGAGTTCACCGTCGCCGAGCGCAGCCAGTTCCAGCTCGTGCTGCGCCGGTTCCTGCAGCACCGGCTCGCCGTGGGCAGCCTCGTCGTGCTCGTGCTGCTGATCCTGCTGGCCTATGTCGGCGGCGCCTTGTGGAAGTACGGCTTCGGCGAGTTCACCCCGGACAAGTCGGATGCACCGTCGCTCGACCACCCGTTCGGCACCGACGCCGCCGGCAAGGATCAGTTCGCGCAGGTGCTGCGCGGCACCCAGATCTCGCTGCAGATCGCCGTGCTCGTCGCGCTGTTCTCCACGGTCGTCGGCACGGTGTGGGGCGCGGTCGCCGGGTACTTCGGCGGGCTCACCGACACGATCCTCATGCGGATCTCCGACCTCGTCCTCACGCTGCCGCTGCTGGCCGTCGCGGCCATGCTCGCGCACAACTTCGGCGGCTCGTGGTGGCTGATCTCCGTGGTCATCGCCGGCCTGTACTGGGCGTACGTGTCCCGCGTGGCTCGCGGGGTGGTGCTGTCGCTGCGGGAGAAGGAGTTCATCGAGGCGGCCAAGGCGCTGGGCGCCAGCGACGCGCGGATCATCTTCCGGCACCTGGTGCCCAACGCGCTCGGGTCGATCATCGTGAACGCCACGGTGCTCGTGGCGATCGCGATCCTGCTGGAGACGTCGCTGTCGTACCTCGGCTTCGGCGTGCGCCCGCCGGACACGTCGCTCGGCATCCTCGTCAGCGAGGCGCAGACGGCGCTCACCACCCGGCCGTGGCTGTTCTACTTCCCGGGCCTGTTCATCATCTTGATCGCCCTGACCATCAACTTCGTCGGCGACGGCCTGCGGGACGCGCTCGACCCGCAGCAGACGAAGGTGCGCGCATGA
- a CDS encoding ABC transporter ATP-binding protein, translated as MTPEEDLLAVAQTDGETARSSHDVVLEVDGLTVGFLTDDGLVQAVRGVSYQLRRGEVLGIVGESGSGKSVTSMAVMGLLPGSAKVAGSVRYGGKELLGAPDAELAKIRGRRIAMIFQDPMTSLNPVYTVGYQIAEAVRAHHDISKAAALKRAGELLEIVRIPNAKARLASYPHELSGGMRQRVVIAIAMANDPDVIIADEPTTALDVTVQAQILDALDTAREETGAAMVLITHDLGVIAGRADRVLVMYAGRLVESGSAEDVFYTPRMPYSLGLLGSLPRLDRPSERLTPIPGAPPSLVNMPPGCPFTPRCPLAREVCDEVEPPLEPTTGPDHTAACHFSDELTGAEAGQLFRTTVADTAALAEFVRETADLESQDNA; from the coding sequence ATGACCCCGGAGGAGGATCTGCTGGCGGTGGCGCAGACCGACGGCGAGACCGCCCGCTCATCTCACGACGTGGTGCTGGAGGTCGACGGCCTCACCGTCGGGTTCCTCACTGACGACGGCCTCGTCCAGGCCGTCCGCGGCGTGAGCTACCAGCTGCGCCGGGGCGAGGTGCTGGGCATCGTCGGCGAGTCGGGCTCGGGGAAGTCGGTCACGTCGATGGCCGTGATGGGGCTCCTGCCCGGATCGGCGAAGGTCGCGGGATCCGTGCGGTACGGCGGCAAGGAGCTCCTCGGCGCCCCGGACGCGGAGCTGGCGAAGATCCGCGGCCGCCGCATCGCGATGATCTTCCAGGACCCGATGACTTCGCTGAACCCGGTCTACACCGTCGGGTACCAGATCGCGGAGGCCGTGCGCGCCCACCACGACATCAGCAAGGCCGCCGCGCTGAAGCGGGCGGGTGAGCTGCTGGAGATCGTGCGCATCCCCAACGCGAAGGCGCGGCTGGCCAGCTACCCGCACGAGCTCTCCGGCGGCATGCGGCAGCGCGTCGTCATCGCGATCGCGATGGCCAACGACCCGGACGTGATCATCGCCGACGAGCCGACCACGGCACTCGACGTGACCGTGCAGGCGCAGATCCTCGACGCGCTCGACACCGCCCGCGAGGAGACCGGTGCCGCGATGGTGCTGATCACCCACGACCTCGGCGTGATCGCCGGGCGGGCCGACCGCGTCCTCGTGATGTACGCGGGCAGGCTCGTCGAGAGCGGCAGCGCGGAGGACGTCTTCTACACCCCGCGCATGCCGTACTCGCTCGGGCTGCTGGGCAGCCTGCCGCGGCTCGACCGCCCGTCGGAGCGACTCACCCCGATCCCCGGCGCACCGCCGTCGCTGGTCAACATGCCTCCCGGGTGCCCGTTCACCCCGCGCTGCCCGCTGGCCCGGGAAGTGTGCGACGAGGTGGAACCGCCGCTGGAGCCCACCACTGGCCCGGACCACACGGCCGCGTGCCACTTCTCCGATGAGCTGACGGGAGCCGAGGCAGGACAGCTCTTCCGCACGACTGTCGCCGACACCGCGGCGCTCGCCGAGTTCGTGCGCGAGACCGCCGATCTCGAATCGCAGGACAACGCATGA
- a CDS encoding ABC transporter ATP-binding protein yields the protein MTAASVAAPPVLSVRNLVKHFPVRSRGLLRRQVGEVHAVCGVSFELAERETLGLVGESGCGKSTTARVLLNLQPATSGEVYYEGRELTALSRSEMRSLRRDLQIVFQDPYASLDPRMPVNEIIAEPLRIHGRYGDEGRAVVRDLLRTVGLKPEHGNRFPHEFSGGQRQRIGVARALALRPKVLVLDEPVSALDVSIQAGVLNLLDELQSELGLSYLFVSHDLSVVRHIADRIAVMYLGTIVETGTSHELFEGPAHPYTQALISAIPLPDPRKERARERITVVGDVPSPADPPSGCRFRTRCPKFANELTESERTACVEQPPELIDRGHGHPAACHYAERKSLL from the coding sequence ATGACCGCCGCTTCCGTCGCCGCGCCGCCCGTGCTGAGCGTGCGCAACCTCGTCAAGCACTTCCCCGTGCGCTCCCGCGGGCTGCTGCGCCGCCAGGTCGGGGAGGTGCACGCGGTCTGCGGCGTCTCGTTCGAGCTCGCCGAGCGCGAGACCCTCGGCCTCGTCGGCGAGTCGGGGTGCGGCAAGAGCACCACGGCGCGCGTGCTGCTGAACCTGCAGCCCGCCACGTCGGGGGAGGTGTACTACGAGGGCCGCGAGCTCACGGCGCTCTCGCGCTCCGAGATGCGGTCGCTGCGCCGCGACCTGCAGATCGTGTTCCAGGACCCGTACGCGTCGCTCGACCCGCGGATGCCGGTGAACGAGATCATCGCCGAGCCGCTGCGCATCCACGGCCGCTACGGCGACGAGGGCCGCGCCGTCGTGCGCGACCTGCTGCGCACGGTCGGCCTGAAGCCCGAGCACGGCAACCGGTTCCCGCACGAGTTCTCCGGCGGCCAGCGCCAGCGCATCGGCGTGGCGCGGGCGCTCGCGCTGCGGCCCAAGGTGCTCGTGCTCGACGAGCCGGTGTCCGCGCTGGACGTCTCCATCCAGGCCGGCGTGCTCAACCTGCTCGACGAGCTGCAGTCCGAGCTGGGCCTGTCCTACCTGTTCGTCTCGCACGACCTGTCGGTGGTGCGCCACATCGCCGACCGCATCGCGGTGATGTACCTGGGCACGATCGTCGAGACGGGCACCTCCCACGAGCTGTTCGAGGGCCCTGCCCACCCCTACACCCAGGCGCTGATCTCCGCCATCCCGCTCCCGGACCCGCGCAAGGAGCGCGCCCGCGAGCGGATCACCGTGGTCGGCGACGTGCCGAGCCCGGCCGACCCGCCCAGCGGCTGCCGCTTCCGGACCCGCTGCCCGAAGTTCGCGAACGAGCTCACCGAGTCCGAGCGCACGGCGTGCGTCGAGCAGCCTCCCGAGCTGATCGACCGAGGCCACGGCCACCCCGCGGCCTGCCACTACGCGGAGCGCAAGAGCCTGCTCTGA
- a CDS encoding ATP-binding protein, whose amino-acid sequence MGERESLGAQLRRARLRRFVGRSGEVELLRHALDGRSAAGDTGELAPFRVLFLHGPGGVGKSTLIDVFADVAETEGARVVRIDARLVPPTRAAVLDALGDRLAAHDPPVLLVDTFELLQPLEDWVRDELLVSLPHDALVVIAGRHPPGSRWLADPAWRDLLRVVCLRNLTPDDTRAYLAVEGIPPQLNDRLQSLSHGHPLTLSLLVDAVRRRGVTAVSASLLDVPDLVGTLLAHIVDAAPSPLHRAALEAAAYARFTTEDLLRAVLDAGDAAGELFGWLRGLPFVEEGPYGLYPHDLVRDLLDADLRWRDRHGYAQLHRRIRAEVVTMAERAGETDRLHRVADLMFLARTHPPMARYFERFDMGIDRIDHVQPADREPILAMTRRHQGLEQAELVEYWLQRQPDGFRVFRGPERDVAGYAGRLALHEATGADLDRDPGARAMLAYAQRHGPPRPGEQVLASRFFLDAEYGHGPSASLGLMTVWFVEDVVGQHRWAWDFIGTYEDEHLWAPVMDYIDFGRAPEADYLIGRRRYVVFAHDWRRPGLREWLDRTADRELGLPTAPPHPHTSEVVLSQPEFAAAVRAALHDLHSPDALSRNPLLRSRLVRDRACGGEATSALRDLIIEAVETLRADPREHGLFDVVNRTFLRPAPTQERAAEMLHLSFSTYRRHRNRAVDRIVEWMWRRELHGPTP is encoded by the coding sequence GTGGGTGAGCGGGAGTCACTCGGGGCGCAGCTGCGGCGCGCGCGGCTGCGCCGGTTCGTCGGCCGCTCCGGCGAGGTCGAACTGCTGCGGCACGCCCTCGACGGCCGGTCCGCGGCCGGAGATACCGGCGAGCTCGCCCCGTTCCGGGTGCTGTTCCTGCACGGTCCGGGCGGGGTCGGCAAGTCCACCCTGATCGACGTGTTCGCGGACGTGGCAGAGACCGAGGGCGCGCGGGTGGTCCGCATCGACGCCCGACTCGTCCCGCCGACCCGGGCCGCCGTCCTCGACGCGCTCGGCGACCGGCTCGCCGCCCACGACCCGCCGGTCCTGCTCGTCGACACCTTCGAGCTGCTGCAGCCCCTCGAGGACTGGGTGCGCGACGAGCTGCTGGTCTCCCTTCCCCACGACGCTCTCGTCGTGATCGCCGGCCGGCACCCGCCGGGTTCGCGCTGGCTGGCCGACCCGGCCTGGCGGGACCTGCTGCGGGTGGTCTGCCTGCGCAATCTCACTCCCGACGACACCCGCGCCTATCTCGCGGTCGAGGGGATCCCGCCGCAGCTGAACGACCGCCTCCAGAGCCTCAGCCACGGGCACCCGCTCACGCTGTCGCTGCTGGTCGACGCCGTGCGCCGGCGCGGCGTCACGGCCGTGTCCGCCTCGCTGCTCGACGTACCCGATCTCGTCGGGACACTGCTCGCGCACATCGTGGACGCTGCGCCGAGCCCGCTGCACCGAGCCGCGCTCGAGGCAGCGGCGTACGCGCGGTTCACCACCGAGGACCTGTTGCGCGCCGTGCTCGACGCCGGGGACGCCGCGGGTGAGCTGTTCGGTTGGCTGCGCGGGCTGCCGTTCGTCGAGGAGGGGCCATACGGGCTGTACCCGCATGACCTCGTGCGCGACCTGCTCGACGCGGACCTGCGCTGGCGCGACCGCCACGGCTACGCCCAGTTGCATCGCCGGATCCGGGCCGAGGTCGTGACCATGGCCGAACGAGCCGGAGAGACCGACCGGTTGCACCGGGTCGCAGACCTGATGTTCCTCGCGCGCACGCACCCGCCCATGGCGCGGTACTTCGAACGCTTCGACATGGGCATCGACCGCATCGACCACGTTCAACCCGCGGATCGGGAGCCGATCCTGGCGATGACCCGCCGGCACCAGGGCCTCGAGCAGGCCGAGCTGGTCGAGTACTGGCTGCAGCGGCAGCCGGATGGCTTCCGGGTCTTCCGGGGGCCGGAGCGCGACGTCGCCGGGTACGCCGGGCGGCTGGCGCTGCACGAGGCCACCGGGGCCGATCTCGACCGCGATCCCGGGGCGCGGGCGATGTTGGCCTACGCCCAGCGGCACGGCCCGCCGCGGCCGGGAGAGCAGGTGCTTGCGTCGCGGTTCTTCCTCGACGCCGAGTACGGGCACGGGCCGTCCGCATCCCTCGGCCTGATGACGGTCTGGTTCGTCGAGGACGTCGTCGGCCAGCACAGGTGGGCGTGGGACTTCATCGGGACGTACGAGGACGAGCACCTCTGGGCGCCGGTCATGGACTACATCGACTTCGGCCGGGCCCCCGAGGCCGACTACCTGATCGGCCGGCGCCGGTACGTCGTGTTCGCCCACGACTGGCGGCGCCCCGGGCTGCGGGAGTGGCTGGACCGCACCGCGGACCGCGAGCTCGGCCTGCCCACCGCGCCGCCACACCCGCACACGTCCGAGGTCGTGCTCTCGCAGCCCGAGTTCGCCGCGGCCGTCCGGGCCGCGTTGCACGACCTGCACTCCCCCGACGCGCTCAGCCGCAACCCGCTGCTGCGCTCCCGGCTCGTCCGGGACCGAGCCTGCGGTGGGGAGGCCACGTCCGCCCTCCGCGACCTGATCATCGAGGCCGTCGAGACGCTGCGCGCCGATCCTCGCGAGCATGGCCTCTTCGACGTCGTCAACCGAACTTTCCTGCGCCCCGCTCCGACCCAGGAGCGAGCCGCCGAGATGCTGCACCTGTCCTTCAGCACCTACCGCCGCCACCGCAACCGCGCCGTCGACCGAATCGTCGAGTGGATGTGGCGGCGCGAGCTGCACGGCCCCACTCCGTGA
- a CDS encoding NAD(P)/FAD-dependent oxidoreductase: MPRNGHAVVLGAWIAGLLAARVLTDSHDRVTVIERDRIPAADDPRRGVPQGGHTHGLMPRGAHAVDQLLPGVLDELTRAGAVPVEPLVDIRAVIGGRRLLRTPIGAAAVQATRPFLERHIRERVRTLSGVELLAGCDVVGLLADGTGTRITGVRVLRRDAGSAVESVPAELVVDATGRASRTPVWLEALGFDRPVEDRPRIDLGYASRHLRLAPGADVEASVMVGAVPGNARGMAFNAVEGGLRLLTLAGIGRANHPPADDEGFLEFAAAVAPPDVAAAIRAAEPTSGITHYRFPAYQRRHYRRLRRFPDGLLVAGDAVCSFNPIYAQGMTVAAVEALELRRCLADGRAGLARRYFAAVDRIVHRAWQMSLGSDLALPEVAGKRTLGIRLMNAYMARLLVLAERDPVVARQFGRVIGLLDAPTALTRPAILRRVLSARGEPAPGRNAIGPATAGDVSQVSP; encoded by the coding sequence ATGCCACGCAACGGACACGCCGTCGTCCTGGGTGCCTGGATCGCCGGCCTGCTGGCCGCCCGGGTGCTCACCGACTCCCACGACCGCGTCACGGTCATCGAACGGGACCGGATCCCCGCCGCGGACGACCCGCGACGCGGTGTGCCGCAAGGCGGTCACACGCACGGCCTCATGCCCCGCGGCGCACACGCGGTCGACCAGCTCCTCCCCGGCGTCCTCGACGAGCTGACCCGTGCCGGTGCCGTCCCCGTCGAGCCGCTCGTGGACATCCGCGCCGTCATCGGAGGCCGGCGCCTGCTGCGCACGCCGATCGGCGCCGCCGCCGTGCAGGCGACCAGGCCGTTCCTGGAACGGCACATCCGCGAGCGGGTCCGGACGCTGTCCGGTGTCGAGCTGCTCGCCGGCTGCGACGTCGTCGGCCTGCTCGCCGACGGGACCGGCACCCGCATCACCGGCGTGCGGGTACTGCGTCGTGACGCGGGCAGCGCGGTGGAGTCCGTCCCGGCCGAGCTCGTCGTCGACGCCACCGGGCGCGCCTCCCGCACTCCGGTCTGGCTGGAGGCCCTCGGCTTCGACCGCCCTGTCGAGGACCGCCCGAGGATCGACCTCGGCTACGCCTCCCGCCATCTCCGGTTGGCCCCCGGAGCGGACGTCGAGGCGTCGGTCATGGTCGGAGCGGTTCCAGGAAACGCCCGTGGCATGGCCTTCAACGCGGTCGAGGGCGGGCTAAGGCTGCTCACCCTCGCCGGGATAGGCCGCGCGAACCACCCACCCGCCGATGACGAGGGCTTCCTCGAGTTCGCCGCCGCCGTCGCCCCACCGGACGTGGCCGCCGCGATCCGGGCGGCCGAGCCGACGTCCGGGATCACCCACTACCGCTTTCCCGCCTACCAGCGACGGCACTACCGGCGGCTGCGCCGGTTCCCGGACGGGCTGCTCGTCGCCGGTGACGCTGTGTGCAGCTTCAACCCGATCTACGCCCAGGGCATGACCGTCGCCGCCGTGGAGGCGCTCGAGCTGCGCCGGTGCCTCGCCGATGGCCGCGCCGGGCTCGCCCGCCGCTACTTCGCCGCCGTCGACCGGATCGTGCATCGGGCGTGGCAGATGAGCCTCGGATCCGACCTCGCCCTCCCGGAGGTCGCGGGGAAGCGGACGCTCGGGATCCGGTTGATGAACGCCTACATGGCCCGCCTGCTCGTCCTTGCGGAGCGGGACCCGGTCGTCGCGCGGCAGTTCGGTCGTGTCATCGGCCTGCTCGACGCCCCGACCGCGCTGACCCGGCCTGCAATCCTGCGCCGCGTCCTGTCGGCCCGCGGCGAGCCGGCACCCGGGCGCAATGCGATCGGCCCGGCTACCGCCGGCGACGTAAGCCAGGTGTCGCCGTGA
- a CDS encoding alpha/beta fold hydrolase, translating into MKVSATLTQTRRRTVESVELSHGVVNFRAAGPADAAAPPVLFVHPFLMDGSLWSGVADLLAAQGIRSYAPDWPLGSHRTPMKPGTDQSPRGIANQILLFIEALDLHGVTLVGGDTGGALCQFLLDTDPSRIGRVVLTNCDAFDTFPPFPFNVMFSLLKGEIRMKINLQPMRWRAFRHSPMGLGLLANKLDPAQTRAWIAPSLENKAIRKDAVEFLRAAKRKDLLDVSTRLDRFAGPVTIVWGTADRAFTTKLGRRLQRAFGNARFVEVPKARTLVSLDAPEQLADAITATTAS; encoded by the coding sequence ATGAAGGTTTCTGCAACTCTTACACAGACCAGGAGACGCACCGTGGAATCGGTCGAGCTTTCGCACGGAGTTGTGAATTTCCGGGCCGCCGGTCCCGCCGACGCGGCCGCACCGCCGGTTCTCTTCGTCCACCCGTTCTTGATGGACGGGTCGCTCTGGTCGGGTGTTGCCGACCTGCTCGCGGCGCAGGGCATTCGCTCCTACGCGCCGGACTGGCCGCTCGGCTCCCACCGCACCCCCATGAAGCCGGGAACCGACCAGTCACCGCGCGGGATCGCCAATCAGATCCTGCTGTTCATCGAGGCACTCGATCTGCACGGTGTCACGCTCGTGGGTGGCGACACCGGTGGCGCGCTGTGCCAGTTCCTGCTCGACACGGACCCGAGTCGGATCGGCCGGGTCGTCCTCACGAACTGCGACGCGTTCGACACATTCCCGCCCTTCCCGTTCAACGTGATGTTCTCCCTGCTCAAGGGCGAGATCAGAATGAAGATCAACCTGCAGCCGATGCGGTGGCGCGCCTTCCGGCACTCACCCATGGGACTGGGACTGCTCGCCAACAAGCTCGACCCCGCACAGACCCGGGCCTGGATCGCGCCGAGCCTCGAGAACAAGGCGATCCGCAAGGACGCCGTCGAGTTCCTGCGAGCGGCCAAGCGCAAGGACCTGCTCGACGTGTCGACCCGACTCGACCGGTTCGCCGGCCCGGTCACCATCGTGTGGGGCACCGCCGACCGCGCCTTCACGACCAAGCTCGGCCGCCGCCTGCAGCGCGCCTTCGGCAATGCCCGCTTCGTGGAGGTCCCGAAGGCCAGGACACTCGTATCGCTCGATGCCCCCGAACAACTCGCCGACGCCATCACCGCCACCACGGCGTCGTAG
- a CDS encoding DUF418 domain-containing protein: MTTIEIASSARDSRHAHPGRALTPDLARGAMLLFIALANSANVVFASQPGLDPTPAGAGRILNFLLAAFVDSRAYPVFAVMFGYGLVQLARRRGGGVGDARRVLLRRNGWLVGFGLVHAALLYFGDFLAAYGIVGIIATLLLLNRGDRFHRAVLWVWGAQLVYVIVLAALLVARLAADTGGHAVLQNSPNPSLAAPTYLQSAVERLAEWPVHTATVIPFIIVVWLGMWAARRRLLEDPAQHRSLLAWTAAVCLTVTVAGGLPYALLSAGVLDVSPAAVEQMAILHAVSGGYGGPGYVALIALVGMWLSTRDAASPVGRATAAVSALGRRSLSGYLFQSVVWAVLLAPWGMALGGPAGDAFVAAGIAVLTWAASVAAASWLEERGMAGPAERVLRRLTYGRRPANHTARS; the protein is encoded by the coding sequence ATGACAACGATCGAGATCGCGAGCTCGGCCCGCGACAGCCGGCACGCGCACCCCGGGCGAGCGCTCACCCCGGACCTGGCTCGCGGGGCGATGCTGTTGTTCATCGCGCTCGCCAACAGCGCGAACGTGGTGTTCGCGAGCCAGCCAGGGCTCGACCCCACCCCGGCCGGAGCCGGGAGGATCCTGAACTTCCTCCTCGCCGCGTTCGTCGACAGCCGTGCGTATCCGGTCTTCGCGGTGATGTTCGGGTACGGCCTCGTCCAGCTGGCGCGACGACGTGGGGGCGGAGTCGGGGACGCAAGGCGGGTCCTGCTGCGCCGCAACGGGTGGCTGGTCGGGTTCGGGTTGGTGCACGCCGCGCTGCTGTACTTCGGTGACTTCCTCGCCGCGTACGGCATCGTCGGGATCATCGCCACGCTGCTCCTGCTGAACCGCGGCGACCGGTTCCATCGCGCCGTCCTCTGGGTCTGGGGTGCGCAGCTGGTCTACGTGATCGTCCTGGCCGCTCTGCTCGTCGCGCGGCTCGCTGCCGACACCGGGGGGCACGCGGTGCTGCAGAACTCCCCCAACCCGTCGCTCGCCGCCCCCACCTACCTCCAGTCGGCCGTGGAGCGCCTCGCCGAGTGGCCGGTGCACACCGCGACGGTCATCCCGTTCATCATCGTCGTGTGGCTGGGCATGTGGGCCGCGCGGCGTCGCCTCCTCGAGGACCCGGCTCAGCACCGCAGTCTCCTGGCCTGGACCGCGGCCGTCTGCCTGACCGTGACGGTGGCGGGAGGCCTGCCTTACGCGCTGCTGTCCGCCGGGGTTCTCGACGTGAGCCCGGCCGCCGTCGAGCAGATGGCGATCCTGCACGCCGTGAGCGGTGGCTACGGAGGCCCGGGTTACGTCGCCCTGATCGCGCTCGTCGGAATGTGGCTGTCCACCAGGGACGCCGCGAGCCCGGTGGGACGGGCCACCGCGGCCGTCAGCGCCCTGGGGCGCCGTTCGCTCTCGGGCTACCTGTTCCAGTCCGTCGTCTGGGCGGTTCTGCTGGCCCCGTGGGGCATGGCGCTCGGTGGGCCTGCCGGGGATGCGTTCGTCGCCGCGGGCATCGCGGTCCTCACGTGGGCTGCCTCGGTGGCCGCCGCGTCCTGGCTGGAGGAACGGGGAATGGCGGGCCCTGCCGAGCGGGTGCTGCGCCGGCTCACCTACGGCCGTCGCCCCGCGAACCACACCGCCCGTTCCTGA
- a CDS encoding histidine kinase codes for MTRGRSSVPPAIPLRAALENRSLRWEIGLALAAGTAATVIWAIGGSDPEWLRWVWFGLITAMAADIGLRLAWRTPSGRRRWFAVHVAVFSVLAPLEIVVWLLTGGGFFWPVWPLLILTAALSTHAWILSRLPPSREQELARRVETLTRTRRGAVDHQAAALRRIERDLHDGAQARLVSLRVTLGLAEQLVRTDPDAALSLLAESRGTAGSALEDLRAVMQQIHPPVLADRGLAGAIDALALDLPMPVTVHTELPVQLPDAVEVAAYFAVAECLTNVVKHSDASTAAVTVTLADGVLTARVTDDGCGGASVAKGSGLRGVAERVEVFDGRVVVDSPPGGPTAVTITIRCDEKG; via the coding sequence ATGACGCGCGGCCGGTCATCCGTGCCCCCCGCCATACCTCTGCGCGCCGCCCTGGAGAATCGATCGCTGCGGTGGGAGATCGGGCTCGCGCTGGCTGCCGGCACCGCGGCGACCGTCATCTGGGCCATCGGCGGTAGCGACCCGGAATGGCTGCGCTGGGTCTGGTTCGGCTTGATCACCGCCATGGCGGCCGACATCGGGTTGCGCCTTGCCTGGCGCACGCCGTCCGGCAGGCGCCGGTGGTTCGCCGTCCACGTCGCCGTTTTCTCCGTGCTCGCCCCGCTCGAGATCGTCGTCTGGCTGCTCACCGGCGGTGGCTTCTTCTGGCCGGTCTGGCCGTTGCTGATCCTCACCGCCGCCTTGAGCACGCACGCCTGGATCCTCTCCCGGCTCCCGCCGTCGCGTGAGCAGGAGCTCGCCCGCCGCGTGGAGACGCTCACCCGGACCAGACGCGGTGCCGTCGACCACCAGGCTGCCGCGCTGCGTCGGATCGAACGCGATCTCCACGACGGCGCCCAGGCCCGGCTCGTGTCGCTGCGCGTGACCCTCGGGCTGGCCGAGCAGCTCGTCCGCACCGACCCGGACGCGGCACTTTCGCTCCTCGCGGAGAGCCGCGGCACCGCGGGGTCGGCACTCGAGGACCTGCGCGCCGTCATGCAGCAGATCCATCCCCCTGTCCTGGCCGACCGCGGTCTCGCCGGCGCCATCGACGCACTGGCGCTCGACCTGCCGATGCCGGTCACCGTGCACACCGAGCTTCCTGTGCAGCTGCCCGACGCCGTGGAGGTCGCGGCGTACTTCGCGGTGGCCGAGTGCCTGACGAACGTCGTGAAGCACAGCGACGCGAGCACCGCGGCGGTGACGGTGACCCTCGCCGACGGGGTGCTCACGGCCCGGGTCACCGATGACGGTTGCGGGGGTGCGTCCGTGGCGAAGGGGTCGGGGCTGCGCGGTGTCGCGGAACGCGTCGAGGTGTTCGACGGGCGCGTCGTCGTCGACAGCCCGCCCGGAGGCCCGACCGCGGTGACGATCACGATCAGGTGCGACGAGAAAGGGTAG